CGGCAAATGCaacttaatattttgtaagtaactttaataaatagtaaataaatttattggtataaattatttttttttttttttgttgtaaataaagtaatgatttatttaaaaatatgttaacaGAGAGAAGGAGGATGATTTGGAGCGAcgttttgaattattgaatCGTGAATTACGCAGCATACTTGCTGTCGAAGATTGGCAGAAAACAGCCGAGCAGAAAGTCAGAGAAAATCTTTTACTTGAAGAACTGGTTTCGATCGTAAATAAACGGGACGAGTTGGTCCATCATTTAGATACGCAAGAAAGAgcgtaagtttttaaaatactttttatttttatcctcgAGTGCTTTTTTTACGTACCATTGATATcggagtaaataaatttttttttgcagaattGAAGACGATGACGAGATCGAACGTGATTTGTCACGTGCTGGCTTGGCGCAGCGGAATAAAAATTGCGTGATACAGTGAATAATGATAACTAGcaataactatttaatataatttttttttttttttttgctaatggAGTTGCCaaagaaaatgataaagttGCGTCGCATGTGTCAGTGATTAATTTACAACTtacgatattaaaaaaaaaaaaactcatttataAATCGGTGcggtttaataattttataaaagcaaactttttttacctGCTGTTGCTTGTTCAAAGGCTTTAGTTTGCTCactaagttattttattaattatatgtaaagaAGTATAGACTAATTTTTAGTTAGTTAGttagtaagtaattaattaattaattaattaattatagaaaaagaAGTAATAGAAATACTAACGGATTTCCGCGTAGGTTGTTCAAACACTGCGCACGCagtctaataattaataaataaagtttcttAATTACTTAggtatacttttaaaaatatatattatgtataactggtggcaaaataattattcagtataaacacaataataaattcgtccgataaaatttaaaaacactcggtaagttataatatttataataataatcgacaTACTCAAGTCTGTGCCATAAAATCGTCATGTGACAgatcgatttaaataaatggcATCCGTGTAGATTTTGATTAtcgacattaaaaataatcgaaataataaattttattaatatttttcattgctcacaattgaatttttttctacacatGATGACTGTTGCTAACTgactgtttaaatttttttttagatattttttttatagtttattaataagaaaaaaagtaaataaataaatgaaagaaagaaagtaataaagttataattaagtatgtatattttgctctaaatttattgtaagtaaaatattaagagatggaaaatatttttttaatttgcctAATTAATGTGTTGAACCACAATTTAtgccaaattttttaacattgttAATTCGttgtagtaaaaattaaaaaaaaacgtacaaGTATAATGatatagagtaaaaaaaaattagtgctGACATTTTGCTAATTTGACCTTCACGTGCACTATTATGCAGCCTCTTTAATTACGATTTAAAAAGCTTCAATAGTAATTGcgatatttattgtaaaaatcatacgaatgtaattttaaattccaatatcgatatttataataatttttacttaattccTCTCTGGAATTCGAttcatttcataatttttttaatcgatattttataaacccACTGGTTGCATCTTCAGATCTTTAAGGTCATTTCTCAGTCAGTGTTTCTcactttgtaaaaaatttcaaataatgacAGCTGTCATAAgcgtttcaaaattttattaaataaaaaattgtgaaatgGATCGAGGATGAGctagaaatatatttattaactgatCAAAATATTCACagttgtatatataaatatatacccaAGTATATGTGACCTACAAGATAGAAGTATTCAAGTTGTTTTTTGACCTATCGATCAGATACTGAATTCAgccatctaataatttttgaatttttttaaaaacgataaattataaaaaacaaaaatttttaaataattgcacttgtagttttttaaattttctacacgtgcatatttttagttttttttttttaatcgaattattaaagtaaaaaaaatccaaaaattactaattgttaacttcaggatcattagaTAAGGCAGTTGACAAATCGATCAGAAATTCatgtcaccgaaaaaatatctggtttaaaaaattttacataagtGACGTCAAGAAGTTAAttacaaatcaaaaatttttttaattggaaaaaaagacaaatttcTTGGCTTCTAGACCAACATCTGTaccttatttatatttatataaaaaaaaacttggctttgagacaaaaaataattcttgtccatttaaaagacatcttaaagtcGTCTGTGTTACTcggttatatatttaaatactaatataaaaagtaataataataaatattgtattggaattttataaagaagTATCGATTAAATCATCAATTGTACGCTGATGTGAGagcttatttataaatgttgaCACTTGGTCTGACTAATCTGCTAGTATATTATCattgtcattaatttaaataaaagtaataattgtaaGAGTGATCTCTGTACATACCGCCGCTCTCGCCTAttcattcaaaagtttttattttaaatttgattgagtgaacgataatatatatatttaataattataatattaatattagtattaaaaataataataataaaatgttcaTTGACGTCAGCAATACAAtgcaataattgataattatagaCTTGAGCTTCGCGAATATCATaacatgatatttattatttaacaattaaaatacttatcataaattttagtgTTCTGTCGTCGATGGATAagcgataatttaaataataaattttatttcaattttttttctatcatattgtattgtaattataatattgataCATATAAGTTTTATTCTTATGTATATCAACTTTTATCCGGTGCAAATATACGGTGTGATGTGACAAACAATTAActcaattgttatttttattttattattaattatatacatgcatttatttattatatgtacATACTTATGCACGTACCCGCATATATGTGACGTTTTTAACGTCTCTTTGgaatagttattaaattattaattaataataaacatttaacagaataatattatacctagtaatttaaaatttatattttctcaaCATAATTCGAAGGAAATAATCCAGTTTTTCCTTTTAATTTCCCGTGCCACCAGCCACCCTCGTGTTCCATCAGAACTTCAACGACGTCGCCTTCTTTGAGGCCCAGTTCGTCCAGGTCCTGAGGCTGGTAGTCGTAGAGAGCTTTTACTCTGGGAAGACTTGACACTGGAGGTGGTCTCGGTGGTAATTTATTCCTATTAGCGTTGTGGAGAGTCGCTGCTAACCTCTGGTTAGGATCCTCGTACTGATTGATATGTCCTCCAGATAATcggttgttattatttttagtattattattattattaacactatgattattactactacttattttattattgtcttgATTACTCGGCAgtctttgattattaattggaTTGTAACCTGGATAAATAATGGGCTGATTTGGTGGTGCGGGGTCTGAAGGCGGTGGCGGGGCTCGTATTAAACCAACTCGTGGACCACCTGTTGGATTATTCGTCAGGATTTTACCCAGTGTCGCTGATAAAGCCGGAACTTTACCGTTGTTGTGATTATGCTGCGGTGAAGGCCGGATATTTGGTCGATTTGGAGGCAGTGTCGGTCGTAAGCCCGGTTGAGTAACGGGATTATTAACTAGTGCATTGGCAGTCGCTGCTGGTGAGGCCCGAGGAGTTGGTCTGGGTTGCGACGGCATCGCTGGTCTACTTGGCTGTGTTTCTACTCTATCAGCATTATCGTAAATATTACCAGATCTCACTGCTCCAGCAGTGGCAGCGCTAGTAGGTCGATAAGCATTACTATTGCTTTGATTAATCGACTTGTTACTGCTATTATTAAATGTACCAGTACGTGCTCTAGTTGTTCTGGCGCCAGACAAACGCGATGGTCTTGATGTTGACGGCATGCCGGGTCCTAtaatgacatttaaaatttttccatttgcTTTCAACGTCTCCTCATCGCCGTAACcggtcattgaaaatttaacttgaCGAGTGCCCCCACCACCCCAGCCCTCTTTCTTAACTTTAAATTCAAGATTATTACTGAAGCGTATGTTCAATGGGTGTCCCAATTGTTCGaggtattttttactaaatgcTGATAAAAATTCTGTCTTGAACATGAGCTGGAGTAGACTCGCGTAGTCTTCTTTCGCGTGAATTATGACAAAGTCATCTTGCAATGTACTCAGTGACACGTGACTTATCTGCTCGAAAGTGAGTTTTCTTTTGATAACTTCCTCACTTACACGCTGCTGTCTTCGTGCTCCTgtgtcttttttatttttctctgcCCGtccaattaaatataaacagttACCAGTAAGTACTAAATCCCTACGGCACATCTTGAAACGTCGATCGTATTTTTTAACAACTTCAGCGAAAAATACTTTGTCCCGACGTCCAAGGAGATTTGTAATTCCTGGTCTGCCATCTAAACCAATATAATCGCCGACAAAGTTTCTCTCCAAACTAGCGCGTCTTCGCTGTTTGTGTCCGTACAATAAATCAGTAGCCGCTTGTTTTTCAGCATCCTGTCGTTTACGtgcgaaatattttttaaatgacttttGAATTATGCGCGCGTAATAATTGTATTTACGATCACGAGCTTCTTCGAGCATAAACAAACTCTCTGGAGCTTTGAcaaatacttttgtttttcCGAGTTGATATTGAGTCCCGTCAATTTGAATACTTGACATTATCCACTGGACACCTCGTTTCTCATCTCCTGTCCAGTATGGCCAAGTTTGTGGGGTAAGAATAGCATATCTgtgtaaaaatttagaaaacgGACGTCTATAAGCGAATCCAGCTCTTCTTACTCGTATATTTTCCTTCAATCCCAAGTACTCAACTTGGTGCTTAACTCTCAGCGAATCCCAATCACGCGGCTTTTTAGTCTCATTGGGTTTAATACACCGGATGTAGTGAGGCGTACACTTGATCAACTGAGCAACGAGTCGACTCGCTTGATTGCGAATTTTGCTACCAGCTGTGGTTGGTCTCGACTTGAGTGTTTTAGTCTtactatttattgttaaatctTCTTCCGGTGGATACAACAATTGTACTAAATTATTAGTGCTACTGCGCATCAGGTCAATTAAATCGGTAAACAATACGTCCCGGTTTTTGTCACAAAATCCATCAACTGAGTAAATAACTTGGCCAGCGTAATGTAAAATTGCAAAACCATCGCTGCTAGCTTGGAAATGAGCGTGACTACTGGCAACGACGGATAATTTCTTCTGTAAATCTCCGTCAGCGGCATCACTACCACCATGAAGAGTCGCACAAACGTCGTCAAGGACTAGGAAAATACCGGGAGGTCGTTTACCTTCCAGTAGCTCAACAACAACCGCATTATTAAAGTAGTCTATCGGTGTCCACTTTATATTTTCTGCTACATACTCCTCCTGTTAGAACAACAAgcaaaacaaattaattaacgagCACATGTATCTCTATGTGGTAATTACTCACAATTAAGATCTTAGTTAATTAGTTTTGTAGTTTACCTGCTCGGCTTTCAAGGTCAGCTCGATAAATATTTGCTGCAATTTTTCGTTGACAAAATTAATGCAAAATTGTTCAAAGCCATTTGATTCGAATATTTCAAATCCATATATATCGAGGATTGCTATTTCAAATGCATCGCCAGATGTCATCATTGCCGAATTCACTCGCTTAACAAGATAATCAAAGAGCCGAGCGTATATGTCCTTGGCTAAAGCATCGCGGGTATAAAGTGCTTGAGCGACATTGAGAGTTACATCCACACACTCAGACTGACTGCCCCATTTTGATTCAAATCCACGTGATATCAATTTATGCGACAGTCGTTCTGCTGATATGCCCAGTAAATATGACGGTAATTTTAGCgctaaaatattcaaaacataaaattatattttttcatacgtaaagtataaaaaaaaaaattaatttttaatatgtaaaataaatttcttgcCTCTAGGATCAGCAATTTGAGAATAATTTCCGTTTTCTCGGAATTTAATTCTCCCTATATGAAGAATCCCGGCTACAAGTCGTAATATATTTGATACTTCGGTCTCTTTGATGTCCATAACACTTAGAGCTGAAACATTTCACGCTAATTAATCTTCGTCCTTTAGATAATTATGTTAATGTATAATAATCACAGCTGATTATTAATGCGCAGCTGCGCttatcaacatttattttattgttaagataattataatcaattggatgaaatttttaatcaattttgatAAGATTAATTGGCCGGAGAGGCTTAACTGGTGATAAAACTTTGGACTACCTTTTAAAGTTTCCTGAAAATCTTTGGCATCGCTGCTGCTTCCACGATCGCCCATACGGCAAACGTTACCATCCCAGCTCATTAAATAATCACAGCCGTCGAGTTCGTGTCTCAACCCGAATTCCGCTGCAACAAACAGCATGCTCATATTAtgtacatatagatatatatataaatatagactGCTAATGGCAAGAGTGTAGCAGAGTAAAAGCAACCAGAGAcaagggataaaaaaaaagagtacaTGAGAACCCCTCACTCGTGGCCTCGACAACTTTAAAGAGACGCAGCAGAGCATCAACACACGTATCGTGTCTCTTTATGCTACTTACTTTTCATCTGCTCATTTGCTCCAGCTGTCAGTTGATAGAACACATGGAAGTTCCTCTCACCGGCATTGTGCTTGACAACTCGAGATTTCTCAAGCAGGAAGTTTGATATTTTACCTCCGATAGGCTGCCCGCCATCTCCAAATTGCATCTCAACATATTTTccctattttaaataaacaagaaaGAGCCTGAGTTAATATTTCCTCAAACATTTTCACACTTTTTAAgccgattaataaaaaaataaataaacagtagaGGTTTAACTTACAAATCGACTACTGTTGTTATTTCTAATTGTCTTGGCGTTACCAAACGCCTCGAGAAGTGGATTTGATTCCAAGATAATATCCTTAATTCTTTGTACGCGTTCCCCGCCGCCGCTGACCCTCGATACATAAGCCATTATGTACTTAGCAGCCACCGTCTTCCCGGCGCCTGACTCACCACTGTTTCAAGATTAAATCAAtgagaacaaaaaattatttactaggAAATACAGAatgtggaaaaaaatgatataaagaGAGGTCTCGTCACAAACCTTATGATGACGCATTGACTCTCGACATCTATCAACATGTTGCGGTACATTTCATCTGCCAGTCCATATATATGCGGTGGATTTTCATACGGTGCCTGTTataaagattattaattacgcataattttaaatactgagAATTAATTACTAACTTTGGTTTCATAGAATATAGGGGAGGGCAAAACGGAGTACTTaagaaaatactaaattttcggGGACTTAaatacgttttatttttaatttttataaaattttgaagccATCCCTGCTCTACTCTTTTTTGCCCCTACCTCTCCTATACATGTAGTGATAAATAACTTACAGCTCCCTGATATATTTGAACTTCTTTCTCGCCAAAGTACGGCATTTGTTTGAATGGATTAATGGATACCAAGACTGGCCCGATGCACGtctaattattatcattttatcatAACATTAAGGAAAGTGTTAAGTATGTAGGTGCAGTGGTGTGTAATTGACAATAAAGTATGTATGATGTAATATAATGGCACAAGAGGCTTCGTCGAGGTCAggagttgtaaaaaaataatatagaattATAGGATGAGAGTTTCTCACACTCAATCCTATCCTATGAATGTTGAATTAGCATGCAGGCtctacaataataatgatgatggtaAAAAAGGTGGATAGAGCGAATTGAGTAAGTAGAAAAGGAAGAGTGCAAGTAATTCGTTAATGAAaggatacatatatatagtcatCCATATATCTCTTGCGTAAATTATCCATGATCGCATCCTCAGTGATCTTAGGAAGCAGCACCATGTCATCGACCCCGGATACTTTGACATTTTGACTCTGCCAATGATGAATGACCTAAcaaaacaatatattttattatatttaatgattatgTAATTTAGTACAAGTGCATAATATGATATgcagaaatttaattctaaattCTAGCAGAAAATGAACCAATCACTCTCGCTCTTGTTCCGAGGCAATTTAAATGGGAGTGTCGAGGCTCGAGAAGTGCTTCCGGTCATGAAACTCATGACCGCGCAACGACCAGAGGGCTCTTTACATActcatatttacatttttattttatttttaattctctttctttatttcttttgtaaaTGCTCACTCGCCATCAAGAATCCAGGACGTTGTCCGGATTACGTGTCAAGTATTGTTTGTGACCGATCAAAAGTgagaaagaaatgaaaatgGAAATGGAAATAAAAGTCTACAATAGTCAAATAAAATGCTGGCtgagaagaaaataataataataatattaatgacattTCCGTTTTATTTATAGACGACTCTACTCTTTTTGTTGCTGTCGTTGGAAATGTTAACCAGAGAATGTATAACGGTAATTAATGAGCTTTGATGTTACATTAAAAGAATCCATTGTCACATACTGATTTAAATGCTTGATACACGCGTTTTGATTCCGCGAGTTAGCCTTCACGTGTCCAACTAAACAGATAAGGAAaggcggtttttttttatgatgattcatttttcaagggagtatacataaatattattttctttctcattattattattattattcttattgttCCTCAGACCTCTTTATAACTTCgtgacttattttttaatttaagtaattacttaaaaaattacttaacgATATCGtgtctttaaattatttttaattgatttaaaatcacCTTCATATTATCGATGTATCGCTAATGGACTATTTTCAATTAcgattattagttttattgctatatattatttgttatcaatttatacaaaaataaatgggTATCAgtgattaaattttacgaGTTTAACATGAGCGTAAATGTAGCTGacgattgtaaattttcaaaatttaaaaataagtgaattaaataaaattaaaaaaatacacatttatagaatttgaaaataagtttgtgcattttttatatttttaattatttaatttttttaatggtaatttgaaatttgtctCACATCTGCTGCATTTACTCTCTAGTTtaaggaaataataaataattttctaaaacgTAAAACTAAAACCggagtattaaataaatttaaaagtgtcgaagacaaatttatttaaaaaataaataagataaatgtAGTGGTGATGCTAACGGTGAATCATCTGGAATTTTAGCtgcattgaattttaaaatataaaacaaaagatttctttttaattcattgtaaatattttgtcgtgtcctaaataacaaaaataaaaaattagtggaACAATTTGAATGTAGATGATTATAAAATGTTgttatattattgatttattaaacaaaccGGGCCAGTAATGAGCTTGATTATTCGGTCGAGTAAATAGAGCGGTTACAAAACCAAGAAACATTACATTGTCATTCTCGCTTTACTTGTTTCGCATTGACGAACATCATAATCATAAGCGGGATTGTATCAACAGTAAACATGACAATTTGTAAGGTTTCTAATAAATTAccatcagtatttttattgtacatTTCCACTTGCCTTCgctaatttcatatttttaaactccttgtttattttaaataaatatcgtgCCGTCATATCATGTTATACCTGCGACTAAAAAACCGGACATTGAATATCTAACCTGTTTACAATCTAATCTTCCAACTGATATCACTCATAATCGGAATTTCCAATTtcgtattatataaataatttaaaatatttaaaaaaaaaaaactgaaattagCCGCCGccttataattttgaatttttttaaaaacgataaatttcaaaaaattgcagctctagtttttgaaattttctacacgtgcACATTGACaagtgtcaattttttaaccttttgaataaataaataaagtgtaagtaaaataaaaattaaaaagtgcggtaattttttaaatttttatttaaatcaataaatttatttatttaaaatttaaaaattgtctgatatCTGCTACAATCACACTCACAAAAAGTGgcatgaaataaaaagaatatttgaaagtaaaataaagataaaaaataaaaattactcaccaTTGTTGCAGTATGAAAAATCCGTTTAACAAGTAAAGTATTCcaagaaaaaacaaatcattaaatagtcataaataattaaaaatgtcgtCACCAATAAACAAAACTCTTTAACCGCTTGACCTGGTTATGCTGATACAGGAGACAAAACATCATCaagtaaaatcatttaaataaatagcgTATCAAAGATCTGTCAAAAATGCAATAGCtgtagttaaatatttataaaatagtgaACACGAGTTTAAAAGTCAACTTTTATGGGTTTAGTTAACTAATTATATTAGTTTAGTAGAGTAATGACTAATCAAGCTGAAGCAAACTCCTAAGCTACACTAGTCAGCTTCAGCTAGTCACTGACTCGCGTGTTAAATGACTCAGACATGGAGTGTACACTACTATACACTACACTAGATAATGAAGTGCCAGTCTGGGTCTGACGCTGACGAACTTTGCTACCGTAGCACGAGCTTACACCAACACGACACACGAGTGCACTGAAGCACACGAGCAACCAGCACCGAGTACCGAGTCACCGAGTGAATAAAACAGTGAACGCCAGGGACGTGCTGATACCactgtcttttttttttactcctacTGCTCCCACCTCTACCTCACAGCCTTCTTTTATTCCCGCCAAATCTTTTCCCCCTCTTGGGGAGCAGATACACGCAACTAtacaaagttatttaattcaaacttttttgaatACTTGTTCATTTATATATGACCTGTATGACCTTATAAACCACTATTATGACCTCGATATATTTCTGTCAtgggtttttaaattattacctgGTAGGGTAAGTTCACGAACTTTTAAattcatgatactgaagttagccgcctaattagttttgaattttttcaaagacgacaaattataaaaacaaaatatatcaaaaaattgcacctagtttttttaattttctagatgtgtattttttttttttttttttttaattaaattgttgaaaaaaaaaattcgaaaattgttaactgtctgctaacttcagggaCATTTGAATTcgctaattattttgtttgcttatatatatttgtgtttttgaaatcagtaaattaatttttaatgtcaggACATATTTTTCCAGGTGttaaatatatgatgatatttataaatcagtaataaatttgatttatataaaaaagtaaattacagtGAGTGACAATGACAGTGAAAGCAGGAGATAACTGACAGGttgatgtttttaaatatcaatttaaattttaatagagaaaattaatgagatggtgtttttaaattattgcctgcatatttatttctaatggtatgtaattatttttttatttagaatactcattgatatttttattattaaaaatagaaagagtccgatttttttttttcatgaattagTTGCAGACTTTTAgaagaaagttatttttaaatatgaatactaaaattttgaaaagttatttttatgaattgaatttttttggtaattatgACAACGGCTACGCctattttttggataaaaaaacGAAGAACTGACAgatcttaaacttttttattttacagtgaAAAAATCACATTTTCAAGGGTTTTCCTGAAAAATACTTATACataattacctttttaaaaaaaaaccttcatTTGTTTGCTgttttcagtatcataaatccTAATAGTTAtcaaaattagtaaaattattttctaaatataatttccataatttaaaaattttgaaaatgaagaTTAAGATTTTGTGATAAAGAAATACTGCAAAATTTcatcaaacaaaaataaattaaatctttatCTTATAACGATTGACTGAATTGGctcatatttaatatatatatgtaattattacaaataatatgaAAGAACTATGCCGACTTGTTTCAGTTGTTCTCAATGACGACATCGAAAAAGTATAAACGTATACATAGTTACAAGTATGAgaatataaatgaaaagaaTAGAACGTATGATATGCATATACAGTATATTAGTTAATTATGCAGATGGTACAAGGCAGATAGGATGGTACTGAAGACTGAAAGCTAGACTTGGTTGGGTACTAGAACCTAGAGACAATTGTTGAGTAGTCGCAAGTGTCGGATGTAGACAAACTACTAACTAGATACTTAAAGGGTCAGGTGCTATCGATTAAAAACTGCTGGACAGTCGATGCCCTCTTGGTCTAcatataaaaaactataaaaggATTCCCAGTCGATCTAATTATAGTCTGACGTAGGATTAATGCGGTCATTAAGAGCTGATGGCCAGGAAAATgcttttagtttttattttcgaggaaagatttttaaaaatactgatagCAATCCAGCCACggaagttttagttttttaaataatttatcagcgGGAagcttttattacttttttaactttcatgACTTTGATATAAAgttaattggaaaatttattgttgtaGATTACAGAGGgctttttattattgtgaGCTAAAATTAATCGATCGACCTCCCATAGAGATAGGAAATAATCTTAACTCGTGATTTCGGTAATCGTCGATAGATAATTCACGCCCATATTCATACTTTTTGCTGAATCATTGAATTTAGGATTTTACTccaagatttatttataaattaacatcaTTTAGATACTGAGGACAACACCCACGATTTATATGGTAATTAAATGGACACTTTTACgttaagtttataaatataaagacgtagtgttaaaaaaaaatatgagttgatatacaattttatttaacatacaatagattattaaaaaatcgcaGTCGAGggttttattgttatatttatttataaagattttCTGAAATAACAAAACATCTGAGAATAAAGTTTTGGAAAAGTGCAAATTTATTTCGATTGTACAGAGATGATCTTTACAAGGTGcgctgatatttattattattattattttatttaattattaatagatctcatatatttataaacatctTGAAGAGATCATCGTCTGTCTCTCGTATTTTCTTTCCATtggttttttcatttttattttattttattttttaattactttatttatctACGTGTCAGCAACTTTCAATGCACATTTATCCGGccatttaacaataaataaattacatatacatatacatatacataattattgttaCATATTTATTGCTCGTCTTATTTTAAGATGTATAAATTTaggtataaatataagtataattagtaattataattataattacattatgttggttaaatgaatataaattaataaaaatatgtgtataaattatattcatatatgtatatatataaatctatccCGGACAGAAACAGACACGCAGAG
The sequence above is drawn from the Microplitis demolitor isolate Queensland-Clemson2020A chromosome 3, iyMicDemo2.1a, whole genome shotgun sequence genome and encodes:
- the LOC103568842 gene encoding unconventional myosin-Ie, producing the protein MVIHHWQSQNVKVSGVDDMVLLPKITEDAIMDNLRKRYMDDYIYTCIGPVLVSINPFKQMPYFGEKEVQIYQGAAPYENPPHIYGLADEMYRNMLIDVESQCVIISGESGAGKTVAAKYIMAYVSRVSGGGERVQRIKDIILESNPLLEAFGNAKTIRNNNSSRFGKYVEMQFGDGGQPIGGKISNFLLEKSRVVKHNAGERNFHVFYQLTAGANEQMKTEFGLRHELDGCDYLMSWDGNVCRMGDRGSSSDAKDFQETLKALSVMDIKETEVSNILRLVAGILHIGRIKFRENGNYSQIADPRALKLPSYLLGISAERLSHKLISRGFESKWGSQSECVDVTLNVAQALYTRDALAKDIYARLFDYLVKRVNSAMMTSGDAFEIAILDIYGFEIFESNGFEQFCINFVNEKLQQIFIELTLKAEQEEYVAENIKWTPIDYFNNAVVVELLEGKRPPGIFLVLDDVCATLHGGSDAADGDLQKKLSVVASSHAHFQASSDGFAILHYAGQVIYSVDGFCDKNRDVLFTDLIDLMRSSTNNLVQLLYPPEEDLTINSKTKTLKSRPTTAGSKIRNQASRLVAQLIKCTPHYIRCIKPNETKKPRDWDSLRVKHQVEYLGLKENIRVRRAGFAYRRPFSKFLHRYAILTPQTWPYWTGDEKRGVQWIMSSIQIDGTQYQLGKTKVFVKAPESLFMLEEARDRKYNYYARIIQKSFKKYFARKRQDAEKQAATDLLYGHKQRRRASLERNFVGDYIGLDGRPGITNLLGRRDKVFFAEVVKKYDRRFKMCRRDLVLTGNCLYLIGRAEKNKKDTGARRQQRVSEEVIKRKLTFEQISHVSLSTLQDDFVIIHAKEDYASLLQLMFKTEFLSAFSKKYLEQLGHPLNIRFSNNLEFKVKKEGWGGGGTRQVKFSMTGYGDEETLKANGKILNVIIGPGMPSTSRPSRLSGARTTRARTGTFNNSSNKSINQSNSNAYRPTSAATAGAVRSGNIYDNADRVETQPSRPAMPSQPRPTPRASPAATANALVNNPVTQPGLRPTLPPNRPNIRPSPQHNHNNGKVPALSATLGKILTNNPTGGPRVGLIRAPPPPSDPAPPNQPIIYPGYNPINNQRLPSNQDNNKISSSNNHSVNNNNNTKNNNNRLSGGHINQYEDPNQRLAATLHNANRNKLPPRPPPVSSLPRVKALYDYQPQDLDELGLKEGDVVEVLMEHEGGWWHGKLKGKTGLFPSNYVEKI